From one Gammaproteobacteria bacterium genomic stretch:
- a CDS encoding tyrosine-type recombinase/integrase yields the protein MRLYKRNGVYHVTYQSRGGKQVRRSLKTREKRIAEQRAAKLELTIHEVHLFGKEPARSFKELMLNYLQAKQTSKGFARLQYACRPLIEYFADNDVTQLNETHVEQYITWRSQSVTDGTIKREVGALSAAFNHAIRKQKWRIENPCRLAERPKEPKGRVRYLTHAEAQRLLQAAESPVNAEGMALTSQYKSPVLSDFIELALNTGCRKGELLNLKWENIDFSTRLLHLEVTKSGEWQTVPINEAARQVLVRRMRLRDEICPDTQWVFFHVVPALNTKVGDRVKNVRKAFSTACRRAGIGNFHIHDLRHTFASWLVMEGVPLFEVSKLLRHASIQMTERYAHLAPDYLHDAVASLGFSARFQHTEKPRRQCSTRMT from the coding sequence ATGCGACTCTATAAACGTAACGGCGTCTACCACGTTACCTACCAATCAAGAGGTGGAAAACAGGTTAGACGCTCTCTTAAAACCCGTGAAAAGAGAATAGCCGAGCAAAGGGCAGCCAAGCTCGAACTGACAATCCATGAGGTGCATCTTTTCGGCAAGGAACCTGCCCGGAGTTTCAAAGAGTTGATGCTCAACTATCTACAAGCCAAGCAAACAAGCAAAGGATTTGCGCGTCTACAGTATGCGTGTAGGCCTCTGATTGAATACTTCGCTGACAACGATGTGACTCAGCTCAATGAAACCCATGTGGAGCAGTACATTACTTGGCGTTCCCAGTCGGTTACCGATGGGACCATCAAGCGTGAAGTGGGTGCCTTATCTGCTGCTTTCAATCATGCCATAAGGAAACAGAAATGGCGGATTGAGAACCCCTGTCGTCTAGCGGAAAGACCTAAAGAGCCCAAGGGCAGGGTGCGGTATCTGACCCATGCTGAGGCCCAGAGACTGTTGCAGGCCGCTGAATCACCTGTGAACGCCGAAGGGATGGCCCTTACCAGTCAGTACAAATCCCCTGTCTTAAGTGACTTTATTGAACTGGCTCTGAATACCGGTTGTCGTAAAGGAGAGCTGCTCAACCTTAAGTGGGAAAACATCGATTTCTCGACTCGTCTTCTCCATCTGGAGGTAACCAAGAGTGGGGAATGGCAGACAGTTCCCATCAATGAGGCTGCAAGGCAGGTTCTGGTACGACGAATGCGGTTGAGGGATGAAATCTGCCCTGATACACAGTGGGTCTTCTTTCATGTTGTACCGGCTCTTAATACAAAGGTAGGGGATAGGGTCAAGAATGTGAGAAAAGCCTTCTCTACGGCCTGTAGGCGCGCAGGGATAGGCAACTTCCATATCCATGACCTACGCCACACCTTTGCCAGTTGGCTTGTGATGGAAGGTGTGCCGCTCTTTGAGGTGAGCAAACTGCTCCGTCATGCCAGTATCCAGATGACAGAACGGTATGCCCATTTGGCCCCGGATTACCTGCATGATGCAGTGGCTAGTCTCGGATTTTCAGCACGTTTTCAGCACACTGAAAAACCAAGGAGACAGTGCTCTACCAGAATGACTTAA
- a CDS encoding polyprenyl synthetase family protein, with amino-acid sequence MSLVSDDLSAINRHIENQIESDVPLIREIGRYIVDAGGKRLRPITLLLAARSLGYQGTAHIDLGAVIEFIHTATLLHDDVVDKSDLRRGRKTTNAVWGNPASVLVGDFLYSRAFEMMVAVDRMSVMRIMAATTNRISEGEVLQLLNANSPNVSEADYLETITRKTAKLFESAAQIGALLANAAPATESALAEFGLNIGISFQIIDDALDYRSETEDIGKNTGDDLADGKVTLPLIHALRVCTPSDNRLIQAAISTGDRSQFDTIVAIIESTDSLAYTSRIAGEYAAQAQQALELLPPSDYRNALSKLAEFSVSRTY; translated from the coding sequence ATGTCACTTGTCTCAGATGACCTTTCTGCGATCAATCGACACATTGAAAATCAAATTGAGTCTGATGTTCCGCTTATACGGGAAATCGGTCGCTACATCGTTGATGCTGGCGGCAAGCGGTTACGGCCAATAACCCTGTTGCTGGCGGCTCGGTCGCTCGGCTACCAGGGCACCGCGCACATCGACCTTGGTGCAGTGATTGAATTCATCCATACGGCCACGCTCCTACACGATGATGTCGTCGACAAGTCAGATCTACGACGTGGGCGTAAAACCACGAATGCGGTCTGGGGCAACCCCGCAAGCGTATTAGTCGGTGACTTTCTCTATTCCAGAGCCTTCGAAATGATGGTCGCTGTAGATCGAATGTCAGTCATGCGGATCATGGCAGCAACGACTAATCGAATCTCTGAAGGTGAGGTGCTTCAATTGCTGAATGCAAACTCACCAAACGTGAGCGAGGCTGACTACCTCGAGACGATCACCCGTAAAACGGCCAAACTGTTTGAATCAGCGGCCCAGATTGGCGCCCTGCTAGCCAACGCGGCACCAGCCACGGAGTCAGCGCTTGCTGAATTTGGACTCAACATCGGCATCTCATTCCAAATTATTGACGATGCACTGGACTATCGCTCTGAAACAGAAGATATCGGCAAGAACACTGGCGATGATCTTGCCGACGGCAAGGTGACTCTGCCCCTGATCCATGCGCTGCGTGTGTGCACACCGAGCGACAACAGACTCATCCAGGCTGCCATATCAACGGGAGACCGATCTCAGTTTGATACCATTGTCGCCATCATTGAATCCACTGACTCCCTTGCGTACACTTCCCGTATCGCAGGAGAGTATGCTGCACAGGCGCAACAGGCTCTGGAACTCCTGCCTCCATCTGACTATAGAAATGCCCTATCGAAGTTGGCAGAGTTCTCGGTATCCCGAACCTACTGA
- the rplU gene encoding 50S ribosomal protein L21 codes for MYAVVRTGGKQYRLGVGDSVKVEKLPDEVGNIVELSQILMVSDGSEVKVGTPLVAGASVKAEIVGHGRDKKIRVFKMKRRKQYRRTQGHRQAFTQLKITEINA; via the coding sequence ATGTATGCGGTTGTTAGAACAGGCGGCAAGCAGTACCGGCTTGGAGTTGGAGACAGTGTCAAAGTCGAAAAACTACCCGATGAGGTCGGCAATATTGTTGAATTATCACAGATACTGATGGTCTCGGATGGGAGTGAGGTAAAAGTGGGTACGCCACTTGTGGCAGGCGCATCGGTCAAGGCAGAAATTGTAGGGCACGGTCGCGACAAAAAAATAAGAGTGTTTAAAATGAAACGCCGGAAACAGTATCGCCGTACCCAAGGTCATCGACAAGCGTTTACTCAGTTGAAAATTACCGAGATAAACGCCTAA
- the rpmA gene encoding 50S ribosomal protein L27, which translates to MAHKKAGGSSRNGRDSESKRLGVKRYAGEAVRAGNIIIRQRGSSFHPGVNVGMGKDFTLFALAEGKVKFEVKGPKSRKTVSVLAES; encoded by the coding sequence ATGGCACACAAGAAAGCAGGAGGGAGTTCCAGGAACGGCCGAGACTCTGAATCAAAGAGGCTTGGCGTTAAGCGATATGCCGGTGAGGCCGTGCGCGCAGGTAATATCATAATACGCCAGCGTGGCAGTTCATTTCATCCGGGTGTGAACGTCGGCATGGGTAAAGACTTCACTTTGTTTGCTCTTGCAGAAGGTAAAGTCAAGTTCGAGGTTAAAGGTCCTAAGAGTCGAAAAACCGTGAGCGTGCTTGCAGAAAGCTGA
- the obgE gene encoding GTPase ObgE, giving the protein MKFVDEATIEVLAGKGGDGCLSFRREKFVPRGGPDGGDGGRGGDVVLVADGGINSLAQFRYKRKFSAVDGKGGAGRNRTGAGGEDCRIRVPAGTLVYDADTKERITDINRSDTTFVVAQGGRGGVGNIRFKSSTNRAPRRTVPGTPGDARTLRLELQVLADVGLLGLPNAGKSTFLRAVSQARPKVADYPFTTLHPQLGVVDIDVDSSFVIADIPGLIDGAAAGAGLGVRFLNHLRRTRLLLHMVDVGPEISNDPVADIKTVENELAAFDPDLASRPRWLVLNKVDLMSDEEADQILQTLVESLSWTSPSFVVSGLTGKGCRELVFGVQGWLTKQDQSTRQ; this is encoded by the coding sequence ATGAAATTCGTAGACGAAGCTACTATTGAAGTTCTTGCCGGCAAAGGCGGAGACGGATGCCTGAGTTTCAGGCGTGAAAAATTTGTGCCGCGCGGTGGACCTGATGGTGGTGATGGTGGTCGAGGGGGTGATGTTGTGCTTGTGGCCGATGGCGGGATCAATTCGTTGGCGCAGTTCCGGTATAAACGAAAGTTTTCAGCTGTTGACGGCAAAGGAGGAGCAGGCCGAAATCGGACAGGTGCTGGCGGTGAAGACTGTCGCATCCGCGTTCCGGCAGGAACGTTGGTATATGACGCGGATACCAAAGAAAGAATCACGGATATTAATCGATCGGACACAACATTTGTGGTAGCGCAAGGTGGCCGTGGTGGGGTCGGCAACATCCGCTTTAAGTCCAGCACCAATCGGGCGCCAAGGCGGACTGTGCCGGGGACACCGGGTGATGCACGCACACTTCGTCTCGAACTACAGGTTTTGGCAGATGTAGGCCTGCTGGGGCTTCCTAATGCGGGTAAGTCGACATTTCTGCGTGCTGTGTCGCAAGCAAGACCCAAAGTCGCTGACTATCCATTTACAACATTACACCCTCAACTCGGCGTTGTTGATATTGATGTGGACAGCAGTTTCGTGATTGCAGACATACCTGGGCTTATCGACGGTGCCGCAGCAGGTGCCGGCTTAGGGGTCCGCTTCCTCAATCACCTGAGGCGGACCCGGCTTCTCCTGCATATGGTGGATGTCGGGCCTGAGATATCGAACGACCCGGTGGCGGATATTAAGACGGTTGAAAACGAGCTTGCCGCATTTGACCCCGACCTTGCGAGCCGACCACGCTGGCTCGTGTTGAATAAGGTAGATCTGATGTCGGATGAGGAAGCTGACCAAATTCTCCAGACTCTGGTTGAATCGCTGAGTTGGACATCACCCAGCTTTGTTGTTTCCGGTTTAACGGGCAAAGGGTGTCGCGAGTTAGTGTTTGGGGTTCAAGGCTGGCTTACAAAACAGGATCAATCGACCCGACAATGA
- the proB gene encoding glutamate 5-kinase, which yields MKTTDRRWVVKIGSALLTDLTSGLNQQMITRLVGEIVELREQGVDVVLVSSGSIVEGMQRLGWKERPRELHKLQAAAAVGQMGLVETYQRAFSEYGVQAAQVLLTDADLTNRGRYLNARSALRTLLQLGTVPVVNENDSVVTQEIRFGDNDTLAALVTNLIEAEYLLILTDQEGLYNRDPSSAEPAQLIREGVAGDPLLEQYAGPGSELGRGGMLTKLQAAGKAARSGASTIILSGRHAGRLTEVLDGRVNGTLLRAGSGRLTARKQWLAGRLRASGRLLLDSGAVKVLTQSGRSLLPVGVRAVEGAFDRGELVDCVDETTGAVVARGLVNYSSVEAGQIIGQPSAKIEQILGYVDEPELIHRDNIVIQ from the coding sequence ATGAAAACAACGGATAGGCGTTGGGTTGTAAAGATTGGCAGTGCCCTGTTGACCGACCTGACGTCAGGTCTGAATCAACAGATGATCACGCGGCTGGTCGGTGAGATAGTCGAGCTGCGGGAGCAGGGCGTGGACGTCGTACTGGTATCTTCGGGGTCTATTGTTGAAGGGATGCAGCGTCTCGGATGGAAGGAACGACCCAGAGAGTTGCACAAGCTGCAGGCCGCTGCCGCGGTTGGTCAAATGGGTCTGGTTGAGACTTACCAGAGAGCATTTAGTGAGTACGGTGTACAAGCAGCCCAGGTTTTACTGACCGATGCTGATCTCACGAATCGAGGCCGATACCTGAATGCCCGAAGTGCATTACGGACACTGCTTCAGCTTGGCACGGTGCCAGTTGTGAATGAAAACGACAGCGTGGTGACACAGGAGATCAGGTTCGGTGACAACGACACACTGGCCGCCCTGGTGACCAACCTGATTGAGGCGGAGTATTTGCTGATCTTGACCGATCAGGAAGGTCTGTATAACCGGGATCCCAGCTCAGCAGAACCTGCCCAGTTGATACGAGAAGGCGTGGCGGGTGATCCGCTGTTGGAACAGTATGCCGGCCCGGGCAGTGAACTGGGTCGCGGCGGCATGTTGACAAAGCTCCAGGCGGCGGGGAAAGCGGCCCGGTCAGGTGCATCGACCATCATTCTGTCAGGCCGCCATGCCGGACGTTTGACTGAAGTACTTGATGGTCGGGTCAATGGTACTTTGCTGAGGGCGGGATCTGGTCGGCTGACGGCTCGAAAACAATGGCTTGCCGGTCGCCTGCGGGCAAGTGGTCGATTGTTGCTGGATTCTGGTGCGGTTAAGGTGCTGACCCAGTCAGGACGCAGCTTATTGCCTGTGGGTGTCCGTGCCGTTGAAGGCGCCTTCGATAGAGGGGAACTGGTCGATTGTGTCGATGAGACCACAGGCGCGGTTGTCGCGCGTGGATTGGTTAATTACAGTTCAGTTGAGGCTGGCCAGATTATCGGACAGCCCAGCGCTAAGATCGAACAGATTTTGGGTTATGTTGACGAACCCGAACTGATACACCGTGACAATATCGTGATTCAGTGA
- the rpsT gene encoding 30S ribosomal protein S20: MANTLQARKRARQATVHRARNISQRSSMRTSIKTFLKSLENEDKEAATKAYREAASKIDQSARKGLEHRNKAARLKSRLNARLKAHAS, encoded by the coding sequence TTGGCAAATACTCTCCAGGCACGAAAACGGGCACGTCAGGCTACTGTGCATCGGGCTCGAAACATTTCGCAACGCTCATCGATGCGCACGAGCATCAAAACATTCCTTAAATCGCTCGAAAACGAGGATAAAGAAGCGGCCACAAAAGCCTATCGGGAAGCCGCGTCAAAAATTGATCAATCTGCCCGCAAAGGCCTTGAACACCGAAACAAGGCTGCCCGATTGAAAAGCCGCCTGAATGCCCGCCTGAAAGCCCACGCAAGCTAA
- the murJ gene encoding murein biosynthesis integral membrane protein MurJ, whose translation MVLHKMFRSTLTVSLMTLLSRITGLIRDIAFAQILGSGLVADAFFVAFRIPNFFRRIFAEGAFTAGFVPVYAEYESRYPAPQVRLFLDLMLGRLALILLLFTLLGVLGAPWLVAMIAPGFVEQADKYAATVSALRFTFPYLFFVSLVAMAGGILNARDRFAVPAVTPVLLNLCLIGAVIWAVPFATNKALTLGIGVFVAGMVQLGFQLPFLAFEKRLPVPKIRPGKDTQAIAADGVRRVFSLMLPAAFGVSVAQINLLINTVLASFLVTGSVSWLYYSDRLMEFPVGVFGIALATVILPKLATQISEHAVEEYFQTIDWALRLVLLVVFPAAVALVALAYPLMVTLFQYGEFSVEDARMAARSLVAFSPGLIGFVLVKVLAPGFYARKDTKTPVRAGVIAMVVNALCAVILTKALLFGHVGLAAAVSISGIVNAGLLYRYMVRDSGYTSGPGMGGFVVKTAAAAIVMGVVLWFGVPDRQFWTVASLGGRLWQLVIWVPAGTVVYFGCLYLVGLKPHRLFQPQA comes from the coding sequence ATGGTTTTGCACAAGATGTTCAGATCGACCCTGACGGTGAGCCTGATGACGTTGTTGTCACGGATAACCGGACTTATCCGTGACATCGCATTTGCGCAGATCCTGGGCAGTGGACTGGTCGCAGATGCTTTCTTCGTTGCGTTCAGGATCCCTAATTTTTTCAGACGAATTTTTGCCGAAGGTGCTTTTACGGCAGGCTTTGTACCGGTCTATGCAGAATACGAATCTCGGTATCCTGCCCCCCAGGTGAGGCTCTTCTTGGATCTAATGCTGGGTCGACTGGCGCTGATTCTACTGCTATTTACCCTGCTGGGGGTTCTGGGTGCGCCATGGCTGGTGGCGATGATAGCGCCTGGTTTTGTTGAGCAAGCCGATAAGTACGCAGCGACCGTGTCAGCTCTGCGGTTTACCTTTCCGTATCTTTTCTTTGTCTCCTTGGTTGCCATGGCGGGCGGCATACTCAATGCCCGTGATCGATTTGCAGTTCCGGCTGTTACGCCGGTTCTTTTGAATTTGTGTTTGATTGGTGCTGTGATTTGGGCAGTCCCGTTTGCCACCAATAAAGCCCTCACACTGGGCATTGGTGTTTTTGTCGCCGGGATGGTTCAACTCGGGTTCCAATTGCCTTTTTTGGCCTTTGAGAAACGACTGCCAGTTCCAAAAATAAGACCAGGAAAAGACACGCAGGCTATTGCGGCCGATGGTGTACGTCGCGTTTTCTCGTTGATGTTGCCGGCGGCGTTTGGCGTATCAGTTGCGCAGATCAACCTGCTTATCAATACGGTGTTGGCTTCGTTTCTGGTAACGGGAAGCGTTTCCTGGCTGTATTATTCCGATCGACTGATGGAGTTTCCCGTGGGTGTTTTCGGGATCGCCCTGGCAACAGTGATTTTGCCAAAACTTGCCACACAGATTTCCGAACATGCTGTAGAGGAATACTTTCAGACCATCGATTGGGCACTGCGTTTGGTGTTGCTGGTGGTGTTTCCCGCTGCAGTTGCATTGGTCGCTCTGGCCTACCCGCTTATGGTGACGTTGTTTCAGTACGGTGAATTTTCTGTCGAAGATGCGCGCATGGCAGCCAGAAGCCTGGTCGCCTTCTCGCCGGGGCTTATCGGTTTTGTCCTGGTGAAGGTTCTGGCACCTGGGTTTTATGCCAGAAAGGATACTAAAACCCCGGTCCGAGCAGGAGTTATTGCGATGGTTGTCAACGCGCTGTGCGCAGTGATACTGACGAAGGCGCTGTTGTTCGGTCATGTGGGCCTGGCAGCAGCGGTGTCGATATCGGGCATTGTTAATGCCGGGCTGCTTTATCGCTATATGGTTCGGGATTCGGGGTATACGTCGGGGCCGGGCATGGGTGGTTTTGTGGTTAAAACAGCTGCCGCGGCCATCGTGATGGGGGTCGTACTGTGGTTCGGCGTGCCGGACCGGCAGTTCTGGACTGTTGCATCGCTCGGTGGTCGATTGTGGCAGCTGGTGATATGGGTACCGGCAGGAACAGTAGTATATTTCGGTTGCCTATATCTGGTCGGTCTAAAACCACACCGCTTATTTCAACCTCAGGCTTAG
- a CDS encoding DUF2203 domain-containing protein — MKNIEQSEPAVIVQIGSPVESKLYVLAEASELLPVVRKITENAYERLSRLDERLDLMLLCDPRRTAIADEYEKIVRKWIASITRLGAIPNGLWRVDFDTGEGYLCWRFPELRIGFFRKYDSEFDDRKPVNLLIEETAPVWA, encoded by the coding sequence GTGAAGAACATTGAGCAATCAGAACCAGCGGTTATCGTGCAGATTGGCAGTCCTGTCGAGTCGAAACTGTATGTGCTTGCAGAGGCTTCGGAGTTGTTGCCGGTTGTCAGAAAGATCACCGAGAACGCTTACGAGCGGTTGTCCAGGCTCGATGAACGGCTCGATCTGATGCTGCTGTGTGACCCTCGACGAACTGCGATCGCTGATGAATACGAGAAAATTGTCCGCAAGTGGATCGCCAGTATCACCAGACTCGGTGCTATACCAAACGGTCTGTGGCGGGTGGATTTCGATACTGGTGAAGGTTATCTCTGTTGGCGGTTTCCGGAATTGAGAATAGGATTTTTTCGCAAATACGACAGCGAGTTCGATGACCGGAAGCCCGTGAACTTACTGATTGAAGAGACAGCGCCAGTCTGGGCCTGA
- the ribF gene encoding bifunctional riboflavin kinase/FAD synthetase produces MELIRGRQNISSSTKPSVVSIGNFDGVHLGHLQLIEMLHKEAHRAGVPATVLTFDPHPHEFFSAATAPPRLSTFREKLEQLSKAGVDKVVCLRFNALLARTSAEDFVREYLINGLGVRALIVGDDFRFGRNRNGDFTLLQEMGRQAGFAVSSVETFIVDGHRVSSSRIRQILQDADFRLAERLLGRPFAISGRVAHGDKRGHTWGFPTANLMLRHSNLPVGGVYAATVSRREGEKLHGVVNVGFRPTVGGKRFLVEVHLLDHDENIYGQRLTVEFRHKMRPEKHFESFDHLKVQIGRDIEQARKFLREMYPL; encoded by the coding sequence ATGGAACTGATCAGAGGGCGCCAAAACATCTCCAGCAGTACAAAACCGAGTGTCGTGTCGATTGGTAATTTTGATGGCGTTCATCTGGGACATCTACAGCTGATAGAAATGCTGCACAAAGAGGCCCATCGTGCCGGTGTTCCGGCAACGGTGCTGACGTTTGACCCACATCCTCACGAATTCTTCAGTGCCGCAACGGCACCCCCGAGACTGTCGACTTTTCGGGAAAAGCTCGAACAGTTGAGTAAAGCCGGAGTCGACAAGGTTGTGTGTCTCCGATTTAATGCGTTATTGGCAAGAACGTCGGCCGAAGATTTTGTCAGGGAATACTTGATCAACGGACTGGGCGTACGAGCCCTGATTGTCGGTGATGATTTCAGATTTGGCCGTAATCGGAATGGAGATTTCACCCTGCTGCAAGAAATGGGTCGGCAAGCTGGTTTCGCGGTCAGTTCAGTTGAAACTTTTATTGTTGACGGTCATCGGGTGAGCAGTTCACGAATTCGCCAAATCCTGCAGGATGCTGACTTTCGATTGGCAGAGCGCTTGCTGGGCAGGCCATTTGCTATCAGTGGTCGAGTTGCGCATGGTGATAAGCGCGGCCACACTTGGGGATTTCCAACCGCAAATCTGATGCTTCGACACAGTAACTTGCCGGTCGGGGGTGTCTATGCGGCGACTGTAAGTCGACGCGAAGGTGAAAAGCTTCATGGCGTCGTCAATGTGGGTTTTCGACCGACTGTCGGGGGCAAGCGATTTCTGGTCGAAGTGCATCTTCTGGATCATGATGAGAATATTTATGGTCAGCGGCTGACGGTCGAGTTCAGGCACAAGATGCGACCGGAAAAACATTTTGAGTCTTTCGATCACCTTAAAGTGCAGATCGGTCGGGACATTGAACAGGCGCGCAAATTTTTGAGAGAGATGTACCCTCTATGA
- the lspA gene encoding signal peptidase II, with amino-acid sequence MRLKCDIGGLLYLAGAGAVVALDRLTKLFAVDRLDLGEVYTVVPGFNLALVLNRGAAFGFLADSGGWQRWFFVMVGLAISVLIMVTLLRQGQASKLLRLGLTLILGGALGNIIDRVSQGYVIDFVDLHWQVWHWPAFNVADVGITMGALIVLLDVFGSMRATPGGR; translated from the coding sequence ATGCGTCTAAAATGTGATATCGGAGGATTGTTATACCTGGCCGGTGCGGGAGCCGTGGTGGCACTCGATCGGCTGACAAAACTATTTGCGGTCGATAGACTAGATCTGGGTGAGGTGTACACTGTGGTGCCTGGGTTTAATCTGGCACTGGTATTGAATCGGGGTGCAGCATTCGGTTTTCTGGCTGATTCAGGTGGTTGGCAGCGGTGGTTTTTTGTTATGGTGGGACTCGCTATTAGTGTTCTGATTATGGTGACTCTTCTTCGACAGGGTCAGGCCAGTAAGCTACTCAGACTGGGACTTACACTTATTCTGGGCGGTGCGCTGGGAAACATCATAGACCGCGTTAGCCAGGGCTATGTCATCGATTTCGTCGATCTGCATTGGCAAGTGTGGCACTGGCCGGCATTCAATGTGGCGGATGTGGGGATAACTATGGGCGCATTGATTGTGCTGCTAGACGTATTCGGGTCAATGCGCGCGACACCAGGGGGGCGCTGA
- a CDS encoding FKBP-type peptidyl-prolyl cis-trans isomerase, producing MVVTGNETVLFHYRVLLADGRVVESSGANPERVCLGEGAVPANLEDSFTGRHPGEAYHIDIDAGEQVFGVADVDNSVIFPLSDFPADIEPVVGVLVEFDLPHGGVSAGRVVRVEDQEVLVDFNHPLMGKNVCYEIKIVKVQPGSAGS from the coding sequence ATGGTTGTCACCGGCAATGAAACAGTGTTGTTTCACTACCGCGTGCTGCTTGCCGACGGACGTGTCGTCGAATCCTCCGGAGCAAATCCAGAGCGTGTATGTCTGGGGGAGGGCGCTGTGCCTGCGAATTTGGAGGATTCTTTCACTGGCCGTCATCCGGGGGAGGCTTATCATATTGATATCGATGCTGGAGAACAGGTTTTCGGGGTTGCAGACGTCGACAATTCGGTCATTTTCCCGCTCAGTGACTTTCCAGCTGACATCGAACCGGTTGTCGGGGTCTTGGTAGAGTTTGACCTCCCTCATGGCGGTGTGTCAGCAGGTCGTGTGGTTCGGGTTGAAGATCAAGAGGTGTTGGTGGACTTCAATCATCCACTTATGGGAAAGAACGTGTGCTACGAGATCAAGATTGTGAAGGTTCAGCCAGGTTCGGCGGGGTCGTAA